In Drosophila simulans strain w501 chromosome 3R, Prin_Dsim_3.1, whole genome shotgun sequence, a single window of DNA contains:
- the LOC6729288 gene encoding dedicator of cytokinesis protein 1 isoform X1 has protein sequence MSVWSDCNAKQAEFGIAKCNFDQETKPHRLNLDVGDAVIILKETTHWYYGYRQKAKETRGIFPKSYIHLCEYNNVNGEYCIQRTDIVEEITKVLLEWGSIAKDYFLTTNPSFPKIRRKMNELNNNRAALISGNLPLDEVRKVKLLATNQIDTGNKLLGLDMVVRDESGDILDTNAICTTELYEQHMHAVQRIDKANRLSSERGTTRTPNKYSHNILLHVNAFVCKFQEDSDLLFTLFDGETHKPISENYVVKWSRTGIARDIDQIDNNRVLFTDLSKSDLAIAKMYLVCYAIRIGSMEFKDSAESKRTSMSIANSMLNASSRKASQLSVSSSGSSSSNGEYIIRRPFGVACKDLTPFINKSDDFRGNIDLPFIMCEKETLDGTLRKLIANKDIGKIDSKMAVTIEVLRGDIKQIKEEFPRLMHTNVPVARKMGFPEVILPGDVRNDLYLTICSGEFARIAKTSEKNVEVSVCVANEQGYLMPGVLSIGAGHQPIDEYKSVVYYHDDKPKWQETFKIHVPIEDFKQCHLRFVLKHRSSNEQKDRTEKPFGLAYVRLMQANGTTITQGQHILAVYKIDHKKYDKTVANCYLELPATVAELQGAKPSIGGLTLLPKDQLSIGVNLCSTKLTQSVSLLGLLNWSAHKETLEQSLNALSTVPGEEVVKFLQDILDALFNILVENDHPEKYDQLVFMSIIHLIETVSDLKYQHFLTVLDVYINESFSFTLAYTKLMDVLQKNISEAISPKEKSADGNDLEESAEVRRLYKTTRYLHYVMKFVIRSRVLYAEMNCNTDYVDFATRLQELLRMFIDMIGCPSNLLKSEGALLKNLHIIATDLMQVFDQVRLSVSIVEILEKFPPRRLTQSKMGCIKDFVETKLFTLPKCRAILLPVFCKHIKDHLESKEEGDSKTDIWQQEKNLSKAAKVLGQKKSQLHTCDTTANKKIAECINIMNNILKLLFRSDVGSTHNDIRDIMIILFRTVMKAAHALDRDTGLVGKFFAIMLGILQRMDAQHYEYFVRDLHQRGELKHFVIEILLVFEELVSPHQKAVFPRDWMDMIMHQNTVILGALKHLTVVITDYFLCPFEKQIWSNFFQCSIAFLVQSPLQLNDFNDNKRQIVFARYRDIRKDTAMEIRKMWFQLGQHKPKFVPQLVEPILEMSMIPEKELRQETIPIFFDMMQCEYYSSRLEHESYGDTKFNNAHHKGNFSDFKTAMIEKLDILIGAGKGDAEYKHLFETIMLERCAAHNTLNVDGTAFVQMVTRLMDKLLEYRFIIQDESKENRMACTFSLLQFYSEVDLKEMYIRYVNKLCALHMEFENYTEAAFTLKLHTELLRWTDTELSHQLRSYRHNNCRTHRQLKEALYFEIMEYFDKGKQWECAIDMCRVLARQYEEEIFDYLKLAELLNRMALFYEKIIKELRHNSEYFRVCFYGRGFPRFLQNRVYIFRGKEYERHSDFCARMLVQHPQAELMQTLEAPGEDITNSDGQYIQVNKVEPIMGQAFNKFNDKIINNEIVKYFTANNVQKFQFSRPFRDSTNGGDRDDVRNLWLERTELRISYPLPGILRWFPVVETNTFKISPLERAVEIMKDTNRDIRQLVILHKSDETLHINPLSMKLNGIVDPAVMGGFAKYEEAFLTEDYLEQNPDDKELVEELKELIANQIPLLDLAIQLHRLRAPDSLKALQEHLERCFADMQQHVESRYGRKSCDLKIERDSVVMRRPNSFLPPLFDGSNNRHSETSMGSSDSGLSKSTFLPRPQTNSIKNPFSGLSFNTRPSLGHSPSIKSNKSKDKTPSKRRNKDGKVKEREAHSLSSCQWYTPPLSTITSTPEKEINTSIASLASTSNSSLSGPKTPDPHVLTEELTPKRPLRSEMEKERRLSRPASIATPTASIKNFPDTRSLSESSNRNSVETTDSTSEEDIRPPPLPAKARDSTDFTSLSQNMDWTPNGYAMLSTISNTSSMSTTSTLTKTSITNTTYEYLETTNFSLVGAIDGNKPRPPTPPPKPSRHSKHIP, from the exons AGCAAAGGAAACACGCGGCATATTTCCCAAGAGCTATATACACTTATGCGAATATAATAACGTGAATGGGGAGTACTGCATCCAGCGCACGGATATTGTCGAGGAGATTACTAAAGTTCTTCTCGAGTGGGGCTCCATAGCCAAGGATTACTTTCTG ACCACAAATCCCAGCTTTCCCAAAATTCGACGAAAAATGAacgaattaaataataataggGCGGCTTTGATCTCCGGAAACCTGCCACTGGACGAGGTGCGAAAGGTGAAGCTGCTGGCCACCAATCAGATCGATACTGGCAACAAGCTCCTCGGCCTGGACATGGTGGTGCGCGATGAGAGCGGAGACATCTTGGACACCAATGCCATCTGCACCACCGAGCTCTACGAGCAACATATGCACGCTGTTCAACGCATCGACAAGGCCAAT CGGCTGTCAAGCGAGCGAGGAACTACAAGAACACCCAACAAGTACTCGCACAACATCCTGCTACACGTGAACGCCTTCGTTTGCAAGTTCCAGGAGGACTCTGACCTGCTCTTCACGCTTTTCGACGGCGAAACGCACAAACCCATCAGCGAGAACTATGTGGTCAAGTGGTCCCGGACAGGTATCGCGCGTGATATTGACCAGATCGACAACAACCGCGTGCTTTTCACGGATCTCAGTAAGAGCGATCTGGCCATTGCCAAAATGTACCTGGTGTGCTATGCCATCCGAATCGGTTCCATGGAGTTTAAAGATTCTGCCGAGTCGAAGCGGACCAGCATGAGCATTGCCAACAGCATGCTGAACGCCTCCAGCCGCAAGGCCTCCCAGCTATCCGTGAGCTCCAGTGGATCGTCCAGCAGCAATGGGGAATACATCATTCGACGTCCGTTTGGTGTGGCCTGCAAGGACCTCACGCCCTTCATCAATAAGTCGGACGACTTTCGAGGCAACATAGACCTGCCCTTCATCATGTGCGAAAAGGAAACGCTGGACGGAACGCTGCGGAAGCTAATCGCGAATAAGGATATCGGCAAGATTGACTCCAAGATGGCTGTAACCATCGAGGTGCTTCGGGGCGACATCAAGCAGATAAAGGAAGAATTTCCACGTTTGATGCACACAAATGTGCCGGTTGCCCGGAAAATGGGATTTCCAGAGGTTATATTGCCTGGCGATGTACGTAATGATTTGTACCTCACGATCTGCAGTGGAGAATTCGCACGCATTGCCAAGACCTCGGAGAAGAACGTTGAGGTGTCGGTGTGTGTGGCCAATGAGCAGGGATACCTTATGCCCGGTGTGCTGAGCATCGGAGCTGGACATCAACCGATTGATGAGTACAAATCGGTTGTATACTACCACGATGACAAGCCCAAGTGGCAGGAGACATTCAAGATCCACGTGCCCATTGAAGACTTTAAGCAATGCCATCTGCGATTTGTGCTCAAACACCGTAGCAGTAATGAACAGAAGGATCGAACTGAGAAGCCCTTCGGCCTCGCGTATGTGCGTCTAATGCAGGCCAACGGGACAACCATCACGCAGGGTCAACATATTCTGGCCGTTTACAAAATCGATCACAAAAAGTACGACAAAACGGTAGCCAATTGTTATTTAGAACTTCCAGCCACGGTTGCAGAGCTGCAAGGTGCAAAGCCTTCTATCGGTGGACTTACTCTTTTACCAAAAGATCAGCTATCCATTGGGGTTAACCTGTGCAGCACCAAGCTCACGCAGAGCG TGAGCTTGCTGGGACTTCTGAATTGGTCAGCGCACAAGGAGACGCTGGAACAGTCGCTAAACGCCTTGTCCACAGTGCCCGGTGAGGAGGTGGTGAAGTTCCTGCAGGACATACTCGATGCCTTGTTCAATATACTGGTGGAGAATGATCATCCTGAGAAATATGACCAGCTCGTCTTCATGAGCATTATACATTTGATTGAAACGGTGTCCGATCTCAAGTACCAACACTTTCTCACTGTTCTCGATGTGTACATTAATGAAAGCTTCTCGTTTACACTTGCCTACAC CAAATTGATGGATGTGCTGCAGAAGAATATTAGTGAAGCGATCTCACCAAAAGAAAAGTCTGCTGATGGCAATGATCTGGAGGAGAGCGCTGAGGTGCGCCGCCTGTACAAGACGACTCGTTACCTTCACTATGTGATGAAGTTCGTGATTCGATCGCGTGTGCTCTACGCCGAGATGAACTGCAACACAGACTATGTGGACTTTGCCACCCGACTGCAGGAGCTTCTTCGCATGTTCATCGACATGATTGGCTGTCCGAGCAATCTGCTTAAATCGGAGGGAGCGCTGCTCAAGAATCTGCACATCATCGCCACAGATTTGATGCAGGTCTTTGATCAAGTGCGCCTAAG CGTATCCATTGTGGAAATCCTTGAGAAATTCCCGCCGCGACGTCTTACTCAGTCTAAGATGGGATGCATTAAAGATTTTGTGGAGACAAAACTGTTTACGTTGCCCAAGTGTCGGGCCATCCTACTACCCGTGTTCTGCAAACACATCAAGGATCACCTCGAGAGCAAGGAGGAG GGAGACTCGAAAACCGATATCTGGCAGCAAGAAAAGAATCTTTCGAAAGCCGCCAAAGTGCTCGGACAGAAAAAATCCCAACTGCATACATGTGATACGACTGCCAACAAAAAG ATTGCCGAGTGCATCAACATCATGAACAACATACTGAAACTTCTGTTCCGATCGGATGTGGGTTCCACGCACAATGACATTCGGGACATTATGATCATCCTGTTTCGCACCGTGATGAAGGCAGCTCACGCCCTGGACAGGGACACGGGATTGGTGGGCAAGTTCTTTGCCATTATGCTGGGTATACTGCAGCGCATGGACGCCCAGCACTACGAGTACTTTGTGAGGGACTTGCACCAGCGCGGCGAGTTGAAACACTTTGTCATAGAGATCCTTCTGGTATTTGAGGAGCTGGTGTCTCCGCACCAGAAGGCAGTGTTTCCGCGGGACTGGATGGACATGATTATGCACCAGAATACTGTGATCCTTGGTGCTCTGAAGCACCTCACCGTGGTCATTACGGACTACTTCTTGTGCCCGTTCGAGAAGCAGATCTGGTCGAACTTCTTCCAGTGCTCTATTGCCTTTCTGGTGCAATCCCCGCTGCAATTGAATGACTTCAACGATAACAAACGGCAAATTGTGTTCGCAAGATATCGTGACATCCGCAAGGATACGGCCATGGAGATCAGGAAAATGTGGTTCCAGCTGGGGCAGCACAAACCCAAGTTTGTGCCGCAGTTGGTGGAGCCAATACTGGAAATGAGCATGATACCGGAGAAGGAGCTGCGCCAGGAGACCATTCCCATCTTCTTCGACATGATGCAGTGCGAGTACTACAGCTCGCGCTTGGAGCACGAAAGTTACGGCGACACCAAATTCAACAATGCCCACCACAAGGGTAACTTTTCCGACTTCAAGACAGCGATGATTGAGAAGTTGGACATCCTGATTGGAGCTGGTAAAGGCGACGCCGAGTACAAGCATCTGTTCGAGACAATTATGCTAGAGCGCTGCGCTGCTCACAACACTCTTAACGTGGATGGCACTGCCTTTGTGCAGATGGTAACCCGGCTGATGGACAAGTTGTTGGAGTACCGCTTTATAATCCAGGATGAGAGCAAGGAGAATCGCATGGCTTGCACCTTCTCTCTGTTGCAGTTCTATTCGGAGGTGGATCTCAAGGAGATGTACATCCGGTATGTCAACAAACTGTGCGCTCTGCACATGGAGTTCGAGAACTACACGGAAGCGGCGTTCACGCTCAAGCTGCACACGGAACTGCTGCGTTGGACGGATACGGAGCTGTCGCACCAACTGCGCAGCTATCGGCACAATAACTGCCGCACTCACCGGCAACTGAAGGAGGCTCTTTACTTCGAGATCATGGAGTACTTCGACAAGGGCAAGCAGTGGGAGTGCGCCATCGATATGTGCAGGGTGCTGGCCCGCCAGTACGAGGAGGAGATCTTCGACTATCTCAAGCTGGCGGAACTTCTGAATCGCATGGCATTGTTCTATGAGAAGATCATCAAGGAGCTTCGCCACAATTCCGAATATTTCCGCGTGTGCTTCTACGGGCGTGGATTCCCGCGGTTTCTTCAGAACCGTGTCTACATCTTCCGTGGCAAGGAGTACGAGCGGCACAGTGACTTCTGCGCCCGGATGCTAGTACAGCATCCACAGGCTGAGCTTATGCAAACGCTGGAGGCTCCGGGCGAAGACATCACCAACAGTGATGGACAGTACATACAGGTGAACAAGGTGGAGCCGATAATGGGTCAGGCGTTCAACAAGTTCAACGATAAGATCATTAACAACGAAATCGTCAAATACTTCACCGCCAACAACGTGCAAAAGTTTCAGTTTTCACGTCCCTTCCGGGACAGCACGAACGGTGGCGACAGGGACGATGTACGAAATCTGTGGCTGGAGCGCACAGAGCTGCGTATTAGCTACCCTCTCCCGGGTATTCTGCGCTGGTTCCCCGTCGTTGAGACCAATACTTTTAAAATCTCTCCCCTAGAGCGTGCGGTCGAAATTATGAAAGACACGAACCGTGACATTCGACAACTAGTCATCCTGCACAAGAGCGACGAAACTTTGCACATCAATCCGCTGAGTATGAAACTTAATGGCATTGTGGATCCGGCTGTAATGGGTGGCTTTGCCAAGTACGAGGAAGCCTTCCTCACCGAGGACTACTTGGAGCAGAATCCGGATGACAAGGAGTTGGTAGAAGAGCTCAAAGAACTGATTGCGAACCAGATTCCACTGCTCGATTTGGCAATTCAGCTTCATCGCTTGCGGGCACCAGACAGTCTGAAAGCACTGCAGGAACACCTGGAACGCTGCTTCGCCGATATGCAGCAGCATGTCGAGTCGCGCTATGGTCGCAAGTCCTGCGACCTCAAAATCGAACGAGATTCGGTGGTGATGCGACGTCCAAACTCCTTTCTGCCTCCGCTTTTCGATGGCAGCAACAACCGACACTCCGAAACCAGCATGGGATCTTCAGA CAGCGGCCTGTCAAAGTCAACGTTTCTGCCGCGTCCACAGACAAATTCTATTAAAAACCCATTTTCCGGCCTAAGTTTCAACACAAG GCCCAGTTTGGGACACTCGCCGAGCATCAAGAGCAACAAGAGCAAGGATAAGACTCCGAGTAAACGAAGAAACAAGGATGGAAAGGTGAAG GAGCGTGAAGCCCATAGCCTGTCTAGCTGCCAGTGGTACACACCGCCATTGTCCACTATAACATCGACGCCGGAGAAGGAGATCAACACATCCATAGCCTCGCTAGCGAGCACATCAAATAGTTCTCTAAGTGGTCCAAAGACGCCAGATCCTCATGTCCTGACAGAGGag CTAACCCCCAAGCGACCTCTGCGTTCGGAAATGGAGAAGGAACGTCGACTCTCTCGTCCTGCCAGTATCGCTACGCCAACGGCCAGTATCAAGAATTTCCCTGACACGCGCTCCCTGTCGGAAAGCAGCAACCGCAACTCTGTTG AAACCACCGATTCCACTTCAGAGGAGGACATTCGACCTCCGCCATTGCCCGCCAAGGCCCGCGACTCAACGGATTTTACCAGCCTGTCGCAAAACATGGATTGGACGCCGAATGGTTATGCTATGCTCAGCACTAttagcaacaccagcagcatgAGCACCACCTCAACCCTGACGAAGACCAGTATTACCAATACCACGTACGAGTATTTGGAGACCACGAACTTCAGTTTGGTAGGTGCCATCGATGGAAACAAACCGCGTCCGCCGACGCCGCCACCGAAGCCATCGCGCCACAGCAAACACATTCCATAG
- the LOC6729288 gene encoding dedicator of cytokinesis protein 1 isoform X3: MSVWSDCNAKQAEFGIAKCNFDQETKPHRLNLDVGDAVIILKETTHWYYGYRQKAKETRGIFPKSYIHLCEYNNVNGEYCIQRTDIVEEITKVLLEWGSIAKDYFLTTNPSFPKIRRKMNELNNNRAALISGNLPLDEVRKVKLLATNQIDTGNKLLGLDMVVRDESGDILDTNAICTTELYEQHMHAVQRIDKANRLSSERGTTRTPNKYSHNILLHVNAFVCKFQEDSDLLFTLFDGETHKPISENYVVKWSRTGIARDIDQIDNNRVLFTDLSKSDLAIAKMYLVCYAIRIGSMEFKDSAESKRTSMSIANSMLNASSRKASQLSVSSSGSSSSNGEYIIRRPFGVACKDLTPFINKSDDFRGNIDLPFIMCEKETLDGTLRKLIANKDIGKIDSKMAVTIEVLRGDIKQIKEEFPRLMHTNVPVARKMGFPEVILPGDVRNDLYLTICSGEFARIAKTSEKNVEVSVCVANEQGYLMPGVLSIGAGHQPIDEYKSVVYYHDDKPKWQETFKIHVPIEDFKQCHLRFVLKHRSSNEQKDRTEKPFGLAYVRLMQANGTTITQGQHILAVYKIDHKKYDKTVANCYLELPATVAELQGAKPSIGGLTLLPKDQLSIGVNLCSTKLTQSVSLLGLLNWSAHKETLEQSLNALSTVPGEEVVKFLQDILDALFNILVENDHPEKYDQLVFMSIIHLIETVSDLKYQHFLTVLDVYINESFSFTLAYTKLMDVLQKNISEAISPKEKSADGNDLEESAEVRRLYKTTRYLHYVMKFVIRSRVLYAEMNCNTDYVDFATRLQELLRMFIDMIGCPSNLLKSEGALLKNLHIIATDLMQVFDQVRLSVSIVEILEKFPPRRLTQSKMGCIKDFVETKLFTLPKCRAILLPVFCKHIKDHLESKEEGDSKTDIWQQEKNLSKAAKVLGQKKSQLHTCDTTANKKIAECINIMNNILKLLFRSDVGSTHNDIRDIMIILFRTVMKAAHALDRDTGLVGKFFAIMLGILQRMDAQHYEYFVRDLHQRGELKHFVIEILLVFEELVSPHQKAVFPRDWMDMIMHQNTVILGALKHLTVVITDYFLCPFEKQIWSNFFQCSIAFLVQSPLQLNDFNDNKRQIVFARYRDIRKDTAMEIRKMWFQLGQHKPKFVPQLVEPILEMSMIPEKELRQETIPIFFDMMQCEYYSSRLEHESYGDTKFNNAHHKGNFSDFKTAMIEKLDILIGAGKGDAEYKHLFETIMLERCAAHNTLNVDGTAFVQMVTRLMDKLLEYRFIIQDESKENRMACTFSLLQFYSEVDLKEMYIRYVNKLCALHMEFENYTEAAFTLKLHTELLRWTDTELSHQLRSYRHNNCRTHRQLKEALYFEIMEYFDKGKQWECAIDMCRVLARQYEEEIFDYLKLAELLNRMALFYEKIIKELRHNSEYFRVCFYGRGFPRFLQNRVYIFRGKEYERHSDFCARMLVQHPQAELMQTLEAPGEDITNSDGQYIQVNKVEPIMGQAFNKFNDKIINNEIVKYFTANNVQKFQFSRPFRDSTNGGDRDDVRNLWLERTELRISYPLPGILRWFPVVETNTFKISPLERAVEIMKDTNRDIRQLVILHKSDETLHINPLSMKLNGIVDPAVMGGFAKYEEAFLTEDYLEQNPDDKELVEELKELIANQIPLLDLAIQLHRLRAPDSLKALQEHLERCFADMQQHVESRYGRKSCDLKIERDSVVMRRPNSFLPPLFDGSNNRHSETSMGSSDSGLSKSTFLPRPQTNSIKNPFSGLSFNTSLRL, translated from the exons AGCAAAGGAAACACGCGGCATATTTCCCAAGAGCTATATACACTTATGCGAATATAATAACGTGAATGGGGAGTACTGCATCCAGCGCACGGATATTGTCGAGGAGATTACTAAAGTTCTTCTCGAGTGGGGCTCCATAGCCAAGGATTACTTTCTG ACCACAAATCCCAGCTTTCCCAAAATTCGACGAAAAATGAacgaattaaataataataggGCGGCTTTGATCTCCGGAAACCTGCCACTGGACGAGGTGCGAAAGGTGAAGCTGCTGGCCACCAATCAGATCGATACTGGCAACAAGCTCCTCGGCCTGGACATGGTGGTGCGCGATGAGAGCGGAGACATCTTGGACACCAATGCCATCTGCACCACCGAGCTCTACGAGCAACATATGCACGCTGTTCAACGCATCGACAAGGCCAAT CGGCTGTCAAGCGAGCGAGGAACTACAAGAACACCCAACAAGTACTCGCACAACATCCTGCTACACGTGAACGCCTTCGTTTGCAAGTTCCAGGAGGACTCTGACCTGCTCTTCACGCTTTTCGACGGCGAAACGCACAAACCCATCAGCGAGAACTATGTGGTCAAGTGGTCCCGGACAGGTATCGCGCGTGATATTGACCAGATCGACAACAACCGCGTGCTTTTCACGGATCTCAGTAAGAGCGATCTGGCCATTGCCAAAATGTACCTGGTGTGCTATGCCATCCGAATCGGTTCCATGGAGTTTAAAGATTCTGCCGAGTCGAAGCGGACCAGCATGAGCATTGCCAACAGCATGCTGAACGCCTCCAGCCGCAAGGCCTCCCAGCTATCCGTGAGCTCCAGTGGATCGTCCAGCAGCAATGGGGAATACATCATTCGACGTCCGTTTGGTGTGGCCTGCAAGGACCTCACGCCCTTCATCAATAAGTCGGACGACTTTCGAGGCAACATAGACCTGCCCTTCATCATGTGCGAAAAGGAAACGCTGGACGGAACGCTGCGGAAGCTAATCGCGAATAAGGATATCGGCAAGATTGACTCCAAGATGGCTGTAACCATCGAGGTGCTTCGGGGCGACATCAAGCAGATAAAGGAAGAATTTCCACGTTTGATGCACACAAATGTGCCGGTTGCCCGGAAAATGGGATTTCCAGAGGTTATATTGCCTGGCGATGTACGTAATGATTTGTACCTCACGATCTGCAGTGGAGAATTCGCACGCATTGCCAAGACCTCGGAGAAGAACGTTGAGGTGTCGGTGTGTGTGGCCAATGAGCAGGGATACCTTATGCCCGGTGTGCTGAGCATCGGAGCTGGACATCAACCGATTGATGAGTACAAATCGGTTGTATACTACCACGATGACAAGCCCAAGTGGCAGGAGACATTCAAGATCCACGTGCCCATTGAAGACTTTAAGCAATGCCATCTGCGATTTGTGCTCAAACACCGTAGCAGTAATGAACAGAAGGATCGAACTGAGAAGCCCTTCGGCCTCGCGTATGTGCGTCTAATGCAGGCCAACGGGACAACCATCACGCAGGGTCAACATATTCTGGCCGTTTACAAAATCGATCACAAAAAGTACGACAAAACGGTAGCCAATTGTTATTTAGAACTTCCAGCCACGGTTGCAGAGCTGCAAGGTGCAAAGCCTTCTATCGGTGGACTTACTCTTTTACCAAAAGATCAGCTATCCATTGGGGTTAACCTGTGCAGCACCAAGCTCACGCAGAGCG TGAGCTTGCTGGGACTTCTGAATTGGTCAGCGCACAAGGAGACGCTGGAACAGTCGCTAAACGCCTTGTCCACAGTGCCCGGTGAGGAGGTGGTGAAGTTCCTGCAGGACATACTCGATGCCTTGTTCAATATACTGGTGGAGAATGATCATCCTGAGAAATATGACCAGCTCGTCTTCATGAGCATTATACATTTGATTGAAACGGTGTCCGATCTCAAGTACCAACACTTTCTCACTGTTCTCGATGTGTACATTAATGAAAGCTTCTCGTTTACACTTGCCTACAC CAAATTGATGGATGTGCTGCAGAAGAATATTAGTGAAGCGATCTCACCAAAAGAAAAGTCTGCTGATGGCAATGATCTGGAGGAGAGCGCTGAGGTGCGCCGCCTGTACAAGACGACTCGTTACCTTCACTATGTGATGAAGTTCGTGATTCGATCGCGTGTGCTCTACGCCGAGATGAACTGCAACACAGACTATGTGGACTTTGCCACCCGACTGCAGGAGCTTCTTCGCATGTTCATCGACATGATTGGCTGTCCGAGCAATCTGCTTAAATCGGAGGGAGCGCTGCTCAAGAATCTGCACATCATCGCCACAGATTTGATGCAGGTCTTTGATCAAGTGCGCCTAAG CGTATCCATTGTGGAAATCCTTGAGAAATTCCCGCCGCGACGTCTTACTCAGTCTAAGATGGGATGCATTAAAGATTTTGTGGAGACAAAACTGTTTACGTTGCCCAAGTGTCGGGCCATCCTACTACCCGTGTTCTGCAAACACATCAAGGATCACCTCGAGAGCAAGGAGGAG GGAGACTCGAAAACCGATATCTGGCAGCAAGAAAAGAATCTTTCGAAAGCCGCCAAAGTGCTCGGACAGAAAAAATCCCAACTGCATACATGTGATACGACTGCCAACAAAAAG ATTGCCGAGTGCATCAACATCATGAACAACATACTGAAACTTCTGTTCCGATCGGATGTGGGTTCCACGCACAATGACATTCGGGACATTATGATCATCCTGTTTCGCACCGTGATGAAGGCAGCTCACGCCCTGGACAGGGACACGGGATTGGTGGGCAAGTTCTTTGCCATTATGCTGGGTATACTGCAGCGCATGGACGCCCAGCACTACGAGTACTTTGTGAGGGACTTGCACCAGCGCGGCGAGTTGAAACACTTTGTCATAGAGATCCTTCTGGTATTTGAGGAGCTGGTGTCTCCGCACCAGAAGGCAGTGTTTCCGCGGGACTGGATGGACATGATTATGCACCAGAATACTGTGATCCTTGGTGCTCTGAAGCACCTCACCGTGGTCATTACGGACTACTTCTTGTGCCCGTTCGAGAAGCAGATCTGGTCGAACTTCTTCCAGTGCTCTATTGCCTTTCTGGTGCAATCCCCGCTGCAATTGAATGACTTCAACGATAACAAACGGCAAATTGTGTTCGCAAGATATCGTGACATCCGCAAGGATACGGCCATGGAGATCAGGAAAATGTGGTTCCAGCTGGGGCAGCACAAACCCAAGTTTGTGCCGCAGTTGGTGGAGCCAATACTGGAAATGAGCATGATACCGGAGAAGGAGCTGCGCCAGGAGACCATTCCCATCTTCTTCGACATGATGCAGTGCGAGTACTACAGCTCGCGCTTGGAGCACGAAAGTTACGGCGACACCAAATTCAACAATGCCCACCACAAGGGTAACTTTTCCGACTTCAAGACAGCGATGATTGAGAAGTTGGACATCCTGATTGGAGCTGGTAAAGGCGACGCCGAGTACAAGCATCTGTTCGAGACAATTATGCTAGAGCGCTGCGCTGCTCACAACACTCTTAACGTGGATGGCACTGCCTTTGTGCAGATGGTAACCCGGCTGATGGACAAGTTGTTGGAGTACCGCTTTATAATCCAGGATGAGAGCAAGGAGAATCGCATGGCTTGCACCTTCTCTCTGTTGCAGTTCTATTCGGAGGTGGATCTCAAGGAGATGTACATCCGGTATGTCAACAAACTGTGCGCTCTGCACATGGAGTTCGAGAACTACACGGAAGCGGCGTTCACGCTCAAGCTGCACACGGAACTGCTGCGTTGGACGGATACGGAGCTGTCGCACCAACTGCGCAGCTATCGGCACAATAACTGCCGCACTCACCGGCAACTGAAGGAGGCTCTTTACTTCGAGATCATGGAGTACTTCGACAAGGGCAAGCAGTGGGAGTGCGCCATCGATATGTGCAGGGTGCTGGCCCGCCAGTACGAGGAGGAGATCTTCGACTATCTCAAGCTGGCGGAACTTCTGAATCGCATGGCATTGTTCTATGAGAAGATCATCAAGGAGCTTCGCCACAATTCCGAATATTTCCGCGTGTGCTTCTACGGGCGTGGATTCCCGCGGTTTCTTCAGAACCGTGTCTACATCTTCCGTGGCAAGGAGTACGAGCGGCACAGTGACTTCTGCGCCCGGATGCTAGTACAGCATCCACAGGCTGAGCTTATGCAAACGCTGGAGGCTCCGGGCGAAGACATCACCAACAGTGATGGACAGTACATACAGGTGAACAAGGTGGAGCCGATAATGGGTCAGGCGTTCAACAAGTTCAACGATAAGATCATTAACAACGAAATCGTCAAATACTTCACCGCCAACAACGTGCAAAAGTTTCAGTTTTCACGTCCCTTCCGGGACAGCACGAACGGTGGCGACAGGGACGATGTACGAAATCTGTGGCTGGAGCGCACAGAGCTGCGTATTAGCTACCCTCTCCCGGGTATTCTGCGCTGGTTCCCCGTCGTTGAGACCAATACTTTTAAAATCTCTCCCCTAGAGCGTGCGGTCGAAATTATGAAAGACACGAACCGTGACATTCGACAACTAGTCATCCTGCACAAGAGCGACGAAACTTTGCACATCAATCCGCTGAGTATGAAACTTAATGGCATTGTGGATCCGGCTGTAATGGGTGGCTTTGCCAAGTACGAGGAAGCCTTCCTCACCGAGGACTACTTGGAGCAGAATCCGGATGACAAGGAGTTGGTAGAAGAGCTCAAAGAACTGATTGCGAACCAGATTCCACTGCTCGATTTGGCAATTCAGCTTCATCGCTTGCGGGCACCAGACAGTCTGAAAGCACTGCAGGAACACCTGGAACGCTGCTTCGCCGATATGCAGCAGCATGTCGAGTCGCGCTATGGTCGCAAGTCCTGCGACCTCAAAATCGAACGAGATTCGGTGGTGATGCGACGTCCAAACTCCTTTCTGCCTCCGCTTTTCGATGGCAGCAACAACCGACACTCCGAAACCAGCATGGGATCTTCAGA CAGCGGCCTGTCAAAGTCAACGTTTCTGCCGCGTCCACAGACAAATTCTATTAAAAACCCATTTTCCGGCCTAAGTTTCAACACAAG TTTGAGACTCTAA